In one Magallana gigas chromosome 9, xbMagGiga1.1, whole genome shotgun sequence genomic region, the following are encoded:
- the LOC136271324 gene encoding uncharacterized protein, with the protein MIRVPGKCSQYLRSVGKSYPEFMSVSSTPSSAVGACRTEYKRQKTFMKTEKSVAKETQKDDSKDPLPIVELKPFVKKVWRRENSLPGFYNQFPPSKPSNHVRKHKDIEKKHDPPPSPGPSPDKLEMIIGSGSNENGATRSSGGSHSPRSRQKIHPSAETIAPKKREHSQSLVPGFITRLERTKTTLMEIQDAEAPTKVYCGLQQSLDRREMDHPPVIDLKGEKNVRESNRKHYQYSPIPPFKAMYQKNGALNFSLPPQGYGAKYYPNKLRRRNSTERPKTPFYDAFDRKGTLPSIQIGIPTLRKRPNKSHIHFDEDDNLMDNAMPVSVSVHKVGGISNSLHILSKLGAPTMVERQLSFQLEVDLRRFRRSRDYFPFEMTPVEIAKYYPSQNISMTSGEKEIQKGLELNTRRKKIRDKSHRSAPDKLETIDQLTPRDSDGTLTRLEGELAQHGRDKMSADEDAQMSDEAQVNSVPNVPHTQETGKTFADAFSLEEPNNNSVSVSSGKAKSRSGLDREKEIKYGESKEPILPLKINSGTPEGNESSTEDLNTSPGGSSDIIQDVKDANILPDVNSANTEVIREEPEEIGGTSRSSTFITSEHTKFPEVVPS; encoded by the coding sequence ATGATAAGAGTCCCCGGAAAATGTTCCCAATATTTGAGAAGCGTGGGTAAATCTTATCCGGAATTCATGTCAGTGTCCTCTACCCCGAGCTCCGCGGTGGGGGCATGTAGGACCGAGTACAAGCGGCAGAAAACTTTTATGAAAACGGAAAAATCCGTTGCCAAGGAAACGCAAAAGGATGATTCAAAAGATCCACTCCCGATCGTGGAGCTTAAACCTTTCGTTAAGAAAGTATGGCGGAGGGAAAATAGTTTACCCGGATTTTACAACCAGTTTCCTCCATCCAAACCTAGCAACCATGTTCGGAAGCATAAGGATATAGAGAAGAAGCACGACCCCCCGCCGTCCCCGGGCCCCTCCCCCGACAAACTAGAAATGATCATCGGGAGCGGTTCCAACGAGAATGGCGCCACACGCTCGTCCGGTGGATCTCATTCGCCTCGATCTCGACAGAAGATTCATCCTTCAGCGGAAACCATTGCGCCCAAGAAAAGAGAGCATTCTCAGAGTCTTGTGCCTGGTTTTATTACACGTTTAGAGAGGACTAAGACTACGTTAATGGAGATCCAAGACGCCGAGGCGCCTACTAAAGTGTACTGTGGTTTACAGCAGTCACTGGATCGGAGGGAGATGGACCATCCCCCAGTGATAGATCTAAAAGGTGAGAAAAACGTTCGTGAGTCTAACAGAAAACATTACCAGTATTCTCCTATACCCCCTTTCAAAGCCATGTATCAAAAGAATGGAGCGCTGAACTTTAGTCTTCCTCCACAAGGGTATGGTGCCAAGTATTACCCTAACAAGTTAAGGAGAAGGAACTCAACGGAGAGACCCAAAACGCCATTCTATGATGCATTTGACAGAAAGGGAACACTCCCTTCTATTCAAATAGGAATACCCACATTACGCAAAAGACCAAACAAGAGTCATATTCATTTTGATGAGGATGACAATCTTATGGACAATGCAATGCCCGTATCTGTGTCTGTCCACAAGGTCGGTGGGATCTCTAACTCACTACATATACTCAGCAAGCTTGGTGCTCCAACAATGGTCGAAAGGCAACTATCGTTTCAACTAGAAGTAGACTTGCGAAGATTCAGGAGATCTCGGGATTATTTTCCATTCGAAATGACACCGGTTGAAATTGCAAAGTATTACCCCTCCCAGAATATCAGCATGACGAGTGGAGAGAAAGAGATTCAAAAGGGTCTGGAACTGAACACCAGACGGAAGAAAATACGTGATAAATCGCATAGATCCGCCCCGGACAAACTGGAAACGATAGATCAACTCACACCGAGGGATTCTGACGGGACGTTAACGAGACTTGAGGGAGAGCTGGCTCAACATGGCCGCGACAAGATGAGCGCGGACGAGGACGCTCAGATGTCAGACGAGGCTCAAGTGAATTCTGTGCCAAACGTACCACATACGCAAGAGACTGGAAAAACTTTCGCGGATGCCTTTTCTTTGGAAGAACCCAATAACAATTCGGTCAGTGTTTCCAGTGGTAAAGCGAAATCAAGATCCGGACTGGACAGAGAGAAGGAGATCAAATACGGAGAGAGCAAGGAACCAATTTTACCGCTGAAAATCAACTCGGGaacaccggaaggaaatgaaagcAGTACGGAGGATCTTAACACGTCACCCGGTGGCTCGTCCGATATTATTCAAGATGTTAAAGATGCGAACATCTTGCCTGACGTTAACAGTGCAAACACCGAGGTAATCCGAGAGGAGCCGGAGGAAATCGGCGGAACCAGCAGAAGCAGCACGTTCATAACGTCAGAGCATACGAAATTTCCCGAGGTTGTTCCGAGTTGA
- the LOC136271861 gene encoding clumping factor B-like: protein MKGDSDIDTGSNTRLKGDSDIDTGSNTRLKGDSDIDTVSNTRLKGDSDIDTGSNTRLKGDSDIDTVSNTRLKGGSDIDTGSNTRLKNDSDIDTVSNTRLRSDSYIDTGSNTRLKSDSDIDTGSNTRLKGDSDIDTGSKIRLNSDSDIDTGSNTRLRSDSYIDTGSNTRLKSDSDIDTGSNTRLKSDSYIDTGSNTRLRSDSDIDTGSNTKKKSDSYI from the coding sequence ATGAAGGGTGACAGTGATATAGACACTGGATCAAATACACGACTGAAGGGTGACAGTGATATAGACACTGGATCAAATACACGACTGAAGGGTGACAGTGATATAGACACTGTATCAAATACACGACTGAAGGGTGACAGTGATATAGACACTGGATCAAATACACGACTGAAGGGTGACAGTGATATAGACACTGTATCAAATACTCGACTGAAGGGTGGCAGTGATATAGACACTGGATCAAATACACGACTAAAGAATGACAGTGATATAGACACTGTATCAAATACACGACTGAGGAGTGACAGTTATATAGACACCGGATCAAATACACGACTGAAGAGTGACAGTGATATAGACACTGGATCAAATACACGACTGAAGGGTGACAGTGATATAGACACTGGATCAAAAATACGACTGAACAGTGACAGTGATATAGACACTGGATCAAATACACGACTGAGGAGTGACAGTTATATAGACACTGGATCAAATACACGACTGAAGAGTGATAGTGATATAGACACTGGGTCAAATACACGACTGAAGAGTGACAGTTATATAGACACCGGATCAAATACACGACTGAGGAGTGACAGTGATATAGACACTGGATCAAATACAAAAAAGAAGAGTGACagttatatataa